In the Streptomyces sp. 3214.6 genome, AGGGGGCTACAGGCCAGGGCTGATGGATACGGCTCGCGAACACTCGTGGTCCTGTCGTGTGAGTAGGGATAGATTTTGAGACAGCGCGTACACGAGGCCGAGGGTATGGTGACAGCCGGGAGGCTGCCATGGGGAGAGGCGGAGCGCGGGCCGGGCTCGTCGGGCGCCGGAACGAGTGCCGATATCTCGACCACCTCTTGGCAGAAGCCAGGGCCGGGCAGAGCGGGGTCCTGGTGGTGCGTGGTGAGGCAGGGATCGGGAAGACCGAACTGCTGAACTACCTGATCGAGCGTGCCATCGGTTGCCGTGTCGTCCGGGCGGCCGGCGTCCAGTCCGAAATGGAGCTCTCCTACGCTGGACTGCACCAACTCTGCGCTCCGCTGTTGTCCCACCTCGATGATCTTCCTGAACCGCAGCAGAACGCGCTGCGCACGGCTTTCGGGATGCAGGCCGGTGATGCGCCTGATCGTTTTCTGGTGGGGCTGGCGACTCTCAGTCTTCTTGCCGGCGCCGTCGGTGACGAGCCGCTCGTCTGTCTCGTGGATGACGCGCAATGGCTGGACCGCGTGTCGGCCCAGACGCTGGAGTTCGTCGCTCGTCGGCTGCTTGCCGAATCGGTTCTGCTCGTTCTCGCCGTCCGTGAGTCCGGCCCTCGCGAGGCTTTCACCGACCTGCGAGAGCTTCCCGTGCGCGGGTTGAGCGACAGTGATTCCCGCAGGCTCCTCGAAACGGTGATCACCGGCCCCCTCGACCGGCGCGTGCGGGACCGCATCGTGGCCGAAACGCGCGGCAATCCGCTGGCACTTCTGGAACTGCCGAGGGGCCTGACCGCAGTCGAATTGGCAGGAGGGCTCGCAGGGCTCGAGCGCCGCCCACTGTCCAGCCAGATCGAGAACGGTTTCCTCCGTCGCGTGCAGTCGCTCCCGGCGGAAACGCAACAACTGCTGCTCATCGCCGCGGCAGAGCCGGTCGGTGATGTGGCCTTGCTGCGGCGGGCTGCTGAACGTCTCGGAATCGCTGTGAACACTGCCGAGGCCAGCGCCGAAACGTCCGGACTCATCTCATTCGGTACGTGGGTTCGCTTCCGCCACCCGTTGGTTCGGTCTGCGGCGTATCGCGCCGCCGACTTCGAACAACGGCGACGGGTCCACAAGGCCTTGGCGGACTCGATCGACGCGCAATTCGATCCGGAACGCCGGGTCTGGCACCTGGCGAGCGCGACGACGGGACCGGACGAATCCGTGGCTGCCGAATTGGAGAAAACGGCCGGGCGCGCGCAACTGCGCGGCGGAATCGCCGCGGCGGCGGCCTTCCTCCAGCGAGCCACCGAACTGACCTCGGACCCCGCCCGCCGGGGGCCCCGGGCGTTGGCTGCGGCGCAGGCCAAGTATCAAGCAGGCGCTTTCGACGTTGCGCGGGAGCTGGTGGACGCGGCGGAACTGAGCCGCCTCGACGACGTCAGCTCCGCGCAAGCCATGCTGCTCCGCGGGCAGATCATGTCCGTCTCCCAAAGCGCCAGTGCCGGACTACCGCTGCTGCTCAAAGCAGCCGAGCGGCTCCAGGCATTCGACGCCAAGCTCGCCCGTGAGACCTACCGGGACGCCATCTACGCGGCATTGACCGCAGGCCGACTGGCCGCAGGGGGCGTCCGCGACGTTGCAGAAGCGATGCTGAGCGCACCGTCCTCGACTCACCCCGCGACCCGGGAGGATCTCCTCCTGCAGGGTGTCGCACGGGTGATCACTGAAGGTTACGCCGCTGGTGCGCCGGTTCTTTTGGAGGCCGTGGCCGCCTTCCGCGCGGAGGAGGTCGCGCCGGAGGACGGCCTTGGGTGGCTCCCGCTCGTGTGCCGTATGGCACACACGACTTGGGACTTCGACGCCTGGTCGGAGCTCTCCGCACGGCTGGTCGACATGGGCCGCGACACAGGAGCCCTCGCTATTCTGCCGTCATCCCTCCTGCTCCGTCTGTCGAATCGGGCATTCGCCGGCGACCTGCGGGGCGCCGATTCCCTTGTCGCGGAGGCGAACGCGATCGGTGAGGCGACTCTCGGCAACGGGTGAAACGAGGGCCACGGACGGCGGATGAAAAGTGAGCCACTCTGCGATCTCTTGATCATCCTGACTTCACTGGTGCTGAGGTCGGGAGGAAGAGAGGGTGATCCACGTGGAGGACTGGGCTGAGATCCGCCGCATGCACCGGGTGGAGGGGCTGTCGGCTCGTGCGGTGGCCCGTCAGCTGGGGATCTCCAGGAACACCGTGCTGCGGGCTTTGGCCTCGGACCGTCCGCCGCGGTATCGGCGGGCGCCGAAGGGCTCGGCGGTGGACGCGGTGGAGCCTGCCGTGCGGGAGCTGCTGAAACAGACGCCGACGATGCCCGTGACGGTGATCGCGGAGCGGATCGGCTGGGAGCGGGGGCTGACGATTCTGCGGGAGCGGGTGCGTGAGCTGCGGCCGGCTTATCTGCCGGTGGACCCCGTCTCGCGGACGGTCTATGAGCCGGGTGAGCTCGCGCAGTGCGACCTGTGGTTCCCGGCCGTGGACATCCCGCTCGGTTACGGCCAGAGCGGGCGGCCGCCGGTGCTGGTCATGGTGTCCGGTTATTCGCGGGTGATCACGGCTCGGATGCTGCCCTCACGGCAGACGGGCGATCTGATCGACGCCCACTGGCGGCTGCTGACCGCTTGGGGAGCCGTGCCGAAGATGCTGGTCTGGGACAACGAAGCCGGAGTCGGCAAGGGACGCCTGACCAGCGAGTTTGCCGCGTTCGCGGGCCTGCTCGCCATCCGGGTGCACCTCTGCCGGCCCCGGGACCCGGAGGCGAAGGGCCTGGTCGAGCGCGCGAACGGCTACCTGGAGACCAGCTTCCTGCCCGGCCGCCTCTTCTCCGGCCCGGACGACTTCAATGCCCAGCTGACCGCCTGGCTGCAGATCGCCAACCGGCGCCATCACCGCGTCATCGACGCCCGGCCGATCGACCGTTGGGAGCGCGACCGGGCGTCGATGCTCGCCATCCCGCCCGTCGGCCCGCCCCACTGGTGGCCGCTTCGCACCCGTCTGGGCCGGGACCACTACATCCGCGTCGACACCAACGACTACTCCGTCCACCCCCGCGCGATCGGCCACATCGTCACGGTGCACGCCGACACCGAGGAGATCACCGTGACCTGCGGCGACGACCTGGTGGCCCGTCATGCCCGCTGCTGGGCCAGGCATCAGAGCCTGACCGACCCCGAGCACGCCGCGGCGGCCCGGAACCTGCGCGGTGAGGTGATCCACCAGCAGGCGGCCCGGGCGGCCACCGCCAGGGCCGCGGCCCTGGCCCCCGACAGCCTCGGCATCGAGGTCGAACAACGCGAGCTGGGCACCTACGACCGCATGTTCACCCTCATCGAGGGCGGCGGCGGGAAGGAGGACACCTGATGGCCCCAACCACCGCCCCCGCGAAAACACACCCTCCCACCGCGGACGCGGCCGGCGCGGCCAAGCCCGACGGCCAGAGCGCCCGCACGGGCCGGCAGACCGCCGCCGACCTGGCTTTCCTCGCCCGTGCCATGAAGGCCCCGGCCCTGCTGGACGCCGCCGAGCGCCTGGCCGAACGCGCCCGCACCGAATCGTGGACCCACACCGAGTACCTGGTCGCCTGCCTGCAGCGCGAGGTCTCCGCCCGCGACTCCCACGGCGGCGAGGGCCGCATCCGCGCCGCCCGCTTCCCCGCCATCAAGACCATCGAGGAGCTCGATCTCACTCATCTGCGTGGTCTGACGCGCCAACAACTCGCACACCTGGGAACATTGGACTTCATAGCGGCCAAAGAGAACGCCGTCTTCCTGGGACCGCCGGGCACCGGCAAGACCCACCTGGCGACCGGACTCGCCGTCCGGGCCTGCCAGGCCGGCCACCGGGTCGCGTTCGCCACCGCCGCCCAGTGGGTCGACCGCCTTGCCGCCGCCCACCAGAGCGGCCGGCTCCAAGACGAACTGGTCAAGCTCGGCCGCTACCCGCTGATCGTGATCGACGAGGTCGGCTACATCCCGTTCGAGGCCGAGGCCGCGAACCTGTTCTTCCAGCTCGTCTCGAACAGATACGAGAGAGCCAGCGTGATCGTCACCTCGAACAAACCCTTCGGACGCTGGGGAGAGACCTTCGGCGACGAGACCGTCGCCGCCGCCATGATCGACCGACTCGTCCACCACGCCGAGGTCCACTCCCTCAAAGGCGAGTCCTACCGCATGAAGGGCCGCGAACTCGGCCGCGTCCCCACCGCCACCGACAACGACTGACGAACAACCGAGGCCGCACAGTGGCTCACGATTGAACCGTTCGAACTGGTCCCAAATTCAGCCGTTGCCGACAGCGACGGGCAGCAGTTTCTTCGCGCACTACGGCGCACTGGTTCTGGAACCCTTCAAGGGGCGGGAGTCCACGACCTATCAGGCGATCGAAGCGCTCACGCAAGACCGTCTCCTGCAGGACGAGGGAAAGGTGACGACAGCCACGCAATGGGCCTTGGCAGTGCTCTACAACGGCCTTGGGCGATACGAAGAGGCCTACGCGTGCGCAGAACGTGGATGCGAGAACCCCCAGGAACTCGGCTTGTCCCTCCAGTCCAGGGTGGAACTGGTCGAAGCAGCCGTACGGTTGGGGCGAACACCCAGGGCGGCCGAAGCCGCGCGGATGATCGAAGAGATGGCCCAGGCCAGCAAGACCACCTGGGCACTCGGTATTTCGGCGGCTACCCGTGCCCTGGTGAGCGACGGAAGGACAGCCGAGGATCTGCACCGAGAAGCCATCGAGCTGCTCGACAGCACGCAGGCCCGGATGGACAGCGCCCGCGCCCGACTCAGATACGGTGAGTGGCTGCGAAGTGAAGGTCGATCAGCGGACGCTCGTGAACGGCTGAGCGAAGCGCACGAGATGCTCAGCGAGGCGGGCGCCGAGGCATTCGCGGAGCGCGCACGACGTGAGCTCCAGGCTGCGGGAGCGAAGGTGCGCAAACGAGCCTCAGTCGCGCCGGCGGTCCTCACGCCAAAAGAAGTCGAGATCGCGCGGCTTGCCAAGGAGGGTTTCACCAACCCGGAGATCGGCGCCCGACTGTTCCTCAGCCCCCATACGGTCGATTGGCATTTGCGCAAGGTGTTCGCGAAGTTGGGTATCTCCTCCCGCAAAGAGATCTCTTCGGTGCGGCCGGAAGGCCTGACGGCCACACGCTAGCCGTGTTCAACACGTCGCCCGCGCTCGGCGTAGGTCCTGTCCAAGCCCACGGCCGAGCGGGGCGCCCACGGACTCACCACGGCATCACCACGCAGTTCCCCACGGGGTCCCACGGAGCCTTGAAGGCGCGGGCCACGCGTGCTCGGCGCGAGGTTGGTCGCAGCTCGAATTTCCGGGTTGCTGACCCACCCAGCGGAGGATCCAACCATGGACAGGTACCTGCTCGAAGCCGGACAATTGCCGATGGCCGGCGGTCACGCATCGCCCTCGACAATTGATGATCTGGAGGATGCGGCGTCCATATACCTGCGGAATCGGCCGGCACTCCTCAAGATCGCCCATCGCATCCTCGACAACGAGAGCGAGGCCGAAGAGGTGGTCCAGGAGGTATGGCTGCGACTGCAGTGCACCGATCGAACGTCAGTGCGACGCCCCCAGGCGCTACTGCGGACGATCACCGTCAGGCTGGCGATCAACTCGGTCCAATCGGCGTACAGACGCCGGGAACGCAGCGCCACCCCTTGGCTTCCGGAGGCATTGGACCCGAGCCCCAGCCCGGAATCAGGAGCCGAGCAGCAAGACACCGTGGAGCGAGCGGTCTCTCTGCTTCTGGAGACGTTGACACCTCCGCAGCGCACAGCCTTCGTCCTCCGGGAGGGGTTCGGTTATCCGTACGAGCGGATTGCCGGCCTTCTGCATCTCAGCGTCGCCAACGCCAGGCAGCAGGTCACTCGCGCACAACGGCGACTGGGTGCGAAGCGTCACCGGCAACCGGTGGACTCCATCAGCCATCGCCGTCTTGTGCAGGCCTTCCTCGCGGCGGCACAGGGAGGCAACCTGGCCCGCCTGGAGCAGGCCCTCCTGACGGAGACCGGCCCGACAGGTCGAGCCACGAGGCCGGCCGGGGTGCAGGCCGCGTAAGAACGTGTTCGGACTCATCGGCGCCGTTTCTGGTCTACCCCATGGATTGATTACCGTCCCTTTTCCGAGAGACCCGGGGCGTTTGCAGTGTCGACCGGACTGAGTCAGCGATTTCCCCCTTGAAGGGCGGCTGACATCAGGTTCCCGCAGAGAGGCACCTGGTCGCGCCCTTGACAGGCCGTAGGTGGCTTCGTGGTCACCCCGTGGAGAGTCCCTGGGGCTGGTCCGTCAAGTCGCTGGACTGTTGGTCTCGCGTCGGTGGCCAGCGGCTCCATCACTGCCGAGATCAGTGGGTCCGGGGCGGCGTACCGGTCAGAACGCCGTGCGCAGGAGCCGGCGAGAAGTGATGTTGAGTTTGGCGTACACCTTGCGCAGGTGCCATTCCACGGTGTGGGGGCTGAGGAACAGCTGCGCGCCGATCTCGGTGTTGGTGAGCCCCGCACGGGCCAGTTGCGCGATCTGCGTTTCCTGGGGGGTCAGCGTCGCCGGGGCGGCACCAGTCCGACGGGTCACGGTCTCGCCGGCGGCCCGCAGTTCGCGGACGGAGCGCTCGGCGAAGGCGCCGGCGCCGAATTGACTGAAGAGGGTGTGCGCCATGCGAAGTTGCTCGCGGGCGTCGACGCGGCGGTTCTGCCGGCGCAGCCATTCGCCGTACACCAGGTGTGCCCGTGCCAGATCCGTCCTGACCCGAGTACGTCCGAGTCGCTCGATAGCCTCGCGGTAGAGCTCTTCGGCAGAGTCCTCCTGGCCGAGCAGAGCCTGCGAGCGTGCCTGAACCCCCAAGGCCCAGTCCGTGCCCGCGGCTTCGGTGGCCCGGGTCAGTTCGGCCAGTGCGGCCTCGGCCGCCTCACGGTGACCGCTGCGAACTGCGGCCTCCACCAGTTCAGTCAATCCCCAGTTGTATACGGCGACATCCTGCGGGTGCGCGCTCGCCTGACGGGCGGAGTCGAATGCCTCCTCGTATCGGCCCAAACCGTTGTAGAGCACTGCTGCGGCCCGATGGCCGACGGACAGGCCGGCGCCTTCACCGCGATTGATGGCCTCGTCCTGGCTGGCCCTGATAAGCGTTACGGCCTCGCGTTCCCTTCCTTGCCAGGCGGCGAGGGTAATCGTTCCGTAGGGCGTGAAGCTGTTGCTGCCGGCGGCCTCCTGGACACTGAGGCTCTCCGCGATGAGTAGTTCCGCCGCGTCCAGTTCACCGGCGAACGTGTGGACGACTGACCGTGAGTGGAGCGCGAGGGGCAACTCTGTCAGCGCGCCGACGGCGCGGGTGGTCTGCACGTGGCGTGTCGCCAGCTCAGTCCAACCTTCGTCGTCCCACATATCGGCAGCGAGGGCGCCGCCCAACCATGACCAGCGCAGGACCTGCTCGGGGTCGGTCTCCTGACGGAGCCCGGTCACCGCGTCACGCGCGCCGACGACGGCGTCGCGGTACCCACTGGTGAACCGGGTGGCCAAGGCATCCATGAGAAGGTCGGCGTTGCGTGGCGGCCGTGTGTTGGACGGTGACGTCCTGTGCGCCGCTTCCGCCACCTCTCGCACCGTAGCCCCAACAGCGAGCCGCCCTGCGAACATAGCCGCTGACACGGTGTCCAGAAACGTCTCGCGAGCCAGGCCGACGTCCAGCGGCACCAAGCGCTGCGCGGCGGCCAGCAGGAGGGGGAGCGCTTCGGCGCCGCGGCTGGAGGCGAAGGCGATCTGAGCGTGGGTGAGGTGCACGCGAGCGTGACCGATCTCGTCCAGGACTCCGCTCTCGGCGAGGGTCAGCAGATCACGCGCCGCGGCTGGTGCACCGGCGCGAAGCTTCGCTTGAGCTGCCGCGAGGGCACGCGTCGCTTTCCGCCGGGGCTGCGGAGTCAATACAGCCGCGTGTGCGAGAAACGCCGCGGCCGCGGCGGTGCCGCCGCGCGCCTGCGCCCGCACGGCGGATGACTCCAGTTCGGCGGCGATCGCCTCGTCGGGCCGCACGGTTGATCGTGCCAGGTGCCATGCACGCCGGTCGGGATCGTGGCCGGGGTCGGTCACCTCTGCCAGGACACGGTGGATCTCTCGCAGCTCCGCGAGTTCGGCCGACCGGTAGATTGCCGAGCGCAGAAGCGGATGCTTGAAACGCACCAGAGCACCGATGTCGAACAGCCCCGCTGCCACTGCCGGGCCTGCCGCTTCAGGATCGATGTCCAGGAGCGCCGCTGCGCGTCTGAGGAGTGTCACGTCGCCGATCGGTTCGGCGGCGGCTGCCAGCAGCAGTCGCTGCGTCGAGGGCGGGAGCGAGCGGACCCGCTCGAGGTAGCTCCGCTCGATGCGGCCGGTCACCGGTCCGGGGTCCGGCAGGCCGAATCCGTCAATGGCTTCCGTCTCTTCCCGGCTGTGCGGAAGTTCCAGAAGTGCGAGGGGGTTGCCGCGGGCTTCCGCGAGGATTCGGTCGCGGACTCGTTCGTCCAAGGGGCCGCCGGCCTCCGAAGCCAGAAGCGCGAGGGCGTCGCTGTTGTCGAGGCCGTCGATCGTCAGTTCAGGCAGTCCGGCGAACTCGTCGCGTGCCTTCAGTTCACGCGTGGCGAACACCAGTGCGAGGGATTCAGCGAGCATCCGCCGTGTCACGAAGGCCAGGGTCTGTGCGGATACCCGGTCGAGCCACTGCGCGTCGTCCACCAAGCAGAACAGCGGCTTCTCGGCGGCCACCTCGGTCAGCAGTCCGAGTACGGCGAGACCGACCAGGAACCGGTCCGGTGGTGGGCCGGTGCTGACCCCGAACGCAGTGGTCAGCGCTTCTTGCTGCGGAAGCGGAAGAGAGGCGGCGTGACCGAGGAATGGTGCACACAACTGGTGCAGGCCTGCGAACGGGAGTTCCATCTCCGACTCGGCACCCGCACTACGAGCGACGCGGTATCCGGCGACGTACCCAGCCAGATGATCGAGCAGAGCAGACTTTCCTATTCCCGCTTCACCGCGTAGGACAAGAGCTGAGCTCTGCCCGGCCTCGACTTTCGACGCCAGCTCCTCAAGCGCATTGCACTCGCGGCGCCGACCGCGCAGTTGCTTACGACCCTGTCCGCTCACCTTGACCCCCTACGGGAGGATAACAACACCGTAGTCGATCAAGGCCGAAATGATGACGTCACGGTGAGCTCCGGTTCGGGGACGCAAAGGGAGTTCCGGCATTGTCAGGGTGCCGAACTGCTCAACCCCGGATCGCCGGCCGGCGGATGTGCTGCCGATCGCTGCACAGGCGCGGTCGTACCCTTCAGCGGCCAACGGCGGCTGACACCCACATGCAAAAGCACGCCCGAGCCCATGGCGTTCACGCAGACATGGGACACCCATCCCTCGGCACTCGAGGTTGTCCAGGTGAGCGTGCCCGCATAGGTGATCAGCCCGCCGAAGAGCCCAGCACCCACAACCACCGAGACGCAGAGAGTCGTCGCCCGCTCCCACCCGGCGGACATCCGGGAGCGGAAGGCTCCCTCGAAGAGCATGGCCACCAGCAGCCCGGCTGCGCTGAAACTGGTAACGGTCGCAAGGATGGTACGTGCCGCCACGCCGAACAAACCGTCGAGCAGAGCGAGACTGAACGCCGTTCCGGCGAAAACGAGCAGATTCCCCAGAGTGATCCGAAGCCATCGCCGGCCGAGTTTGTTCAACGGCCAGCCACGCCAAACGATGAAGAACCAAACCTGCCACGCCCCGCACAGTGCGAACACGGCACTGAGGTCCTCGTGCGAGAAGGGACCATCCTGACTGATCAGGCCGGAGCTCGCCGGCGCGCGGAATCCGTACGCCGTGTACTGCACGAGGAGAGCCAGTCCCCAGGAGAGTGCCAGCGCTGCGAAACCCGCGACCAGCCTGGGCAGTCGCTTGAACGGCCAGCCCTCGCACACGAGGGTGAGTTGCAGCATCGCGGTGAAGACCGTGAGTCCCAGCGGTATCGCGGCGGGGTACAAGGGTGCGCTGCCGAGTTCCGGAGTGGGGTCGAAGAGGCCGGACACGTCGAAATGGCCCACGATCACCTGGCCGACGGCCGCCAGGGCAACACCCCGCCGCTGCAATCAAAAGCGTGTCCACAAGGGCCGACCAACCAGGGCGCAGGTTCGAACCCGGCCAGTCCTCCCACCAGAACGCGACCATGGAGAGAACCGGCAGTGCGAAC is a window encoding:
- a CDS encoding ATP-binding protein; the encoded protein is MGRGGARAGLVGRRNECRYLDHLLAEARAGQSGVLVVRGEAGIGKTELLNYLIERAIGCRVVRAAGVQSEMELSYAGLHQLCAPLLSHLDDLPEPQQNALRTAFGMQAGDAPDRFLVGLATLSLLAGAVGDEPLVCLVDDAQWLDRVSAQTLEFVARRLLAESVLLVLAVRESGPREAFTDLRELPVRGLSDSDSRRLLETVITGPLDRRVRDRIVAETRGNPLALLELPRGLTAVELAGGLAGLERRPLSSQIENGFLRRVQSLPAETQQLLLIAAAEPVGDVALLRRAAERLGIAVNTAEASAETSGLISFGTWVRFRHPLVRSAAYRAADFEQRRRVHKALADSIDAQFDPERRVWHLASATTGPDESVAAELEKTAGRAQLRGGIAAAAAFLQRATELTSDPARRGPRALAAAQAKYQAGAFDVARELVDAAELSRLDDVSSAQAMLLRGQIMSVSQSASAGLPLLLKAAERLQAFDAKLARETYRDAIYAALTAGRLAAGGVRDVAEAMLSAPSSTHPATREDLLLQGVARVITEGYAAGAPVLLEAVAAFRAEEVAPEDGLGWLPLVCRMAHTTWDFDAWSELSARLVDMGRDTGALAILPSSLLLRLSNRAFAGDLRGADSLVAEANAIGEATLGNG
- the istA gene encoding IS21 family transposase → MIHVEDWAEIRRMHRVEGLSARAVARQLGISRNTVLRALASDRPPRYRRAPKGSAVDAVEPAVRELLKQTPTMPVTVIAERIGWERGLTILRERVRELRPAYLPVDPVSRTVYEPGELAQCDLWFPAVDIPLGYGQSGRPPVLVMVSGYSRVITARMLPSRQTGDLIDAHWRLLTAWGAVPKMLVWDNEAGVGKGRLTSEFAAFAGLLAIRVHLCRPRDPEAKGLVERANGYLETSFLPGRLFSGPDDFNAQLTAWLQIANRRHHRVIDARPIDRWERDRASMLAIPPVGPPHWWPLRTRLGRDHYIRVDTNDYSVHPRAIGHIVTVHADTEEITVTCGDDLVARHARCWARHQSLTDPEHAAAARNLRGEVIHQQAARAATARAAALAPDSLGIEVEQRELGTYDRMFTLIEGGGGKEDT
- the istB gene encoding IS21-like element helper ATPase IstB, giving the protein MAPTTAPAKTHPPTADAAGAAKPDGQSARTGRQTAADLAFLARAMKAPALLDAAERLAERARTESWTHTEYLVACLQREVSARDSHGGEGRIRAARFPAIKTIEELDLTHLRGLTRQQLAHLGTLDFIAAKENAVFLGPPGTGKTHLATGLAVRACQAGHRVAFATAAQWVDRLAAAHQSGRLQDELVKLGRYPLIVIDEVGYIPFEAEAANLFFQLVSNRYERASVIVTSNKPFGRWGETFGDETVAAAMIDRLVHHAEVHSLKGESYRMKGRELGRVPTATDND
- a CDS encoding helix-turn-helix domain-containing protein: MPTATGSSFFAHYGALVLEPFKGRESTTYQAIEALTQDRLLQDEGKVTTATQWALAVLYNGLGRYEEAYACAERGCENPQELGLSLQSRVELVEAAVRLGRTPRAAEAARMIEEMAQASKTTWALGISAATRALVSDGRTAEDLHREAIELLDSTQARMDSARARLRYGEWLRSEGRSADARERLSEAHEMLSEAGAEAFAERARRELQAAGAKVRKRASVAPAVLTPKEVEIARLAKEGFTNPEIGARLFLSPHTVDWHLRKVFAKLGISSRKEISSVRPEGLTATR
- a CDS encoding sigma-70 family RNA polymerase sigma factor, translating into MDRYLLEAGQLPMAGGHASPSTIDDLEDAASIYLRNRPALLKIAHRILDNESEAEEVVQEVWLRLQCTDRTSVRRPQALLRTITVRLAINSVQSAYRRRERSATPWLPEALDPSPSPESGAEQQDTVERAVSLLLETLTPPQRTAFVLREGFGYPYERIAGLLHLSVANARQQVTRAQRRLGAKRHRQPVDSISHRRLVQAFLAAAQGGNLARLEQALLTETGPTGRATRPAGVQAA
- a CDS encoding AAA family ATPase, with amino-acid sequence MSGQGRKQLRGRRRECNALEELASKVEAGQSSALVLRGEAGIGKSALLDHLAGYVAGYRVARSAGAESEMELPFAGLHQLCAPFLGHAASLPLPQQEALTTAFGVSTGPPPDRFLVGLAVLGLLTEVAAEKPLFCLVDDAQWLDRVSAQTLAFVTRRMLAESLALVFATRELKARDEFAGLPELTIDGLDNSDALALLASEAGGPLDERVRDRILAEARGNPLALLELPHSREETEAIDGFGLPDPGPVTGRIERSYLERVRSLPPSTQRLLLAAAAEPIGDVTLLRRAAALLDIDPEAAGPAVAAGLFDIGALVRFKHPLLRSAIYRSAELAELREIHRVLAEVTDPGHDPDRRAWHLARSTVRPDEAIAAELESSAVRAQARGGTAAAAAFLAHAAVLTPQPRRKATRALAAAQAKLRAGAPAAARDLLTLAESGVLDEIGHARVHLTHAQIAFASSRGAEALPLLLAAAQRLVPLDVGLARETFLDTVSAAMFAGRLAVGATVREVAEAAHRTSPSNTRPPRNADLLMDALATRFTSGYRDAVVGARDAVTGLRQETDPEQVLRWSWLGGALAADMWDDEGWTELATRHVQTTRAVGALTELPLALHSRSVVHTFAGELDAAELLIAESLSVQEAAGSNSFTPYGTITLAAWQGREREAVTLIRASQDEAINRGEGAGLSVGHRAAAVLYNGLGRYEEAFDSARQASAHPQDVAVYNWGLTELVEAAVRSGHREAAEAALAELTRATEAAGTDWALGVQARSQALLGQEDSAEELYREAIERLGRTRVRTDLARAHLVYGEWLRRQNRRVDAREQLRMAHTLFSQFGAGAFAERSVRELRAAGETVTRRTGAAPATLTPQETQIAQLARAGLTNTEIGAQLFLSPHTVEWHLRKVYAKLNITSRRLLRTAF